One Mycobacterium sp. 050128 genomic window carries:
- the pyrR gene encoding bifunctional pyr operon transcriptional regulator/uracil phosphoribosyltransferase PyrR, with protein MSAAGDSASGRELMSAADVGRTISRIAHQIIEKTALDGPDAPRVVLLGIPTRGVTLAARLAANIGEFCGVDVGHGALDITLYRDDLMTKPPRPLEVTSIPAGGIDDALVILVDDVLYSGRSVRSALDALRDVGRPRAVQLAVLVDRGHRELPVRADYVGKNVPTARNESVHVQLREHDDRDGVVIGRDSE; from the coding sequence ATGAGTGCCGCGGGTGATTCCGCATCCGGCCGCGAATTGATGTCGGCGGCCGACGTCGGCCGAACGATTTCCCGTATCGCCCATCAGATCATCGAAAAGACCGCGCTCGATGGTCCCGACGCGCCACGCGTGGTGCTGTTGGGTATCCCGACCCGCGGGGTGACTCTGGCCGCGCGGCTGGCCGCCAACATCGGTGAATTCTGCGGCGTCGACGTCGGTCATGGCGCGCTCGACATCACTTTGTACCGTGACGATTTGATGACCAAGCCGCCCCGGCCGCTGGAGGTCACCTCGATCCCCGCCGGCGGCATCGACGACGCACTCGTGATTCTCGTCGACGACGTGTTGTATTCCGGTCGCTCGGTGCGCTCCGCGCTCGACGCGCTGCGCGACGTGGGCAGACCGCGAGCCGTACAACTGGCGGTCCTGGTCGACCGCGGCCACCGCGAGCTGCCGGTGCGCGCCGACTACGTGGGTAAGAACGTGCCGACCGCGCGCAACGAGAGCGTGCACGTGCAGCTGCGCGAGCACGACGATCGCGACGGCGTCGTCATTGGGAGGGACTCCGAATGA
- a CDS encoding aspartate carbamoyltransferase catalytic subunit, which yields MTRHLLAAGDLSRDDATAILDDADRFAQALVGREVKKLPTLRGRTVVTMFYENSTRTRVSFEVAGKWMSADVINVSSSGSSVSKGESLRDTALTLHAAGADALIIRHPASGAAHLLADWTAHSNSEHGGPSVINAGDGTHEHPTQALLDALTIRQRLGEIEGRRVVIVGDILHSRVARSNVMLLATLGAEVVLVAPPTLLPVGVDGWPATVSYDFDAELPAADAVLMLRVQAERMNGGFFPSVREYSVRYGLSDRRQAMLPGHAVVLHPGPMVRGMEIASSVADSSQSAVLQQVSNGVHVRMAVLFHVLVGAEDIAA from the coding sequence ATGACCAGACATCTGCTGGCCGCCGGCGACCTCAGCCGCGACGACGCCACGGCGATCCTCGACGACGCCGACCGGTTCGCCCAGGCGCTGGTCGGGCGCGAGGTCAAGAAACTCCCCACCCTGCGCGGGCGCACCGTGGTCACGATGTTCTACGAGAACTCCACCCGCACCCGGGTGTCGTTCGAGGTGGCCGGGAAGTGGATGAGCGCCGACGTGATCAACGTCAGCTCGTCCGGGTCGTCGGTGAGCAAAGGGGAGTCGTTGCGCGACACCGCATTGACGCTGCATGCGGCCGGTGCCGACGCGCTGATCATCCGGCATCCGGCCTCTGGGGCCGCGCACCTGCTGGCCGACTGGACCGCGCACTCCAACAGCGAACACGGTGGCCCATCGGTGATCAACGCCGGCGACGGCACCCACGAACATCCGACGCAGGCGCTGCTGGACGCGCTGACCATCCGCCAGCGCCTCGGCGAGATCGAGGGCCGGCGCGTGGTGATCGTGGGCGACATCCTGCACAGCCGGGTCGCGCGCTCCAACGTGATGCTGCTGGCCACGCTCGGCGCCGAGGTGGTGCTGGTGGCGCCGCCGACCCTGCTGCCGGTTGGTGTCGACGGCTGGCCGGCCACGGTGTCCTATGACTTCGACGCCGAGCTGCCCGCCGCCGACGCCGTGCTCATGCTGCGGGTGCAGGCCGAGCGGATGAACGGCGGGTTCTTCCCGTCGGTGCGCGAATATTCGGTGCGCTACGGCCTTTCGGACCGGCGCCAGGCCATGCTGCCCGGCCACGCCGTGGTGCTGCACCCCGGCCCGATGGTGCGCGGCATGGAGATCGCGTCCTCAGTCGCGGACTCGTCGCAATCCGCGGTGCTGCAACAGGTTTCCAACGGCGTGCACGTGCGGATGGCCGTGCTGTTCCACGTACTGGTGGGGGCGGAGGACATCGCGGCATGA